The following coding sequences are from one Triticum dicoccoides isolate Atlit2015 ecotype Zavitan chromosome 4A, WEW_v2.0, whole genome shotgun sequence window:
- the LOC119289819 gene encoding flavonol synthase/flavanone 3-hydroxylase-like codes for MGSTGAARAMPVQELAGALGTPDMPAPYVVRTHKDQQLAATVVAPVPVIDHSRLLQKDDSADEAGKLRSAIESWGLFMVSNHGVDAAVIESMRAASREFFRQPLEEKQRYSNLDCCDEQFQSEGYGNDRVSSPDQTRDWTDRLYLKVEPEDERRIALWPAHPENLRDALDEFTKKCGKLKDELLRAMAKLLELDDEDYFLDQLGEKALSNVRCSYYPECPRPELVFGLKPHSDGTVVTVLMVDDSVGGLQVLKDGVWWDVPIIPQTLLILIGDQIEIMSNGIFKSPVHRVITNAKKERLSVALDYSVDPEREIEPSPQLVNEKRPALYRKVRVKDYIATYYNHFFQGEMVIDTIKI; via the exons ATGGGAAGCACAGGGGCAGCTAGAGCGATGCCGGTGCAGGAGCTTGCTGGAGCCCTTGGCACACCCGACATGCCAGCACCATACGTCGTGCGCACGCACAAGGACCAACAGCTCGCCGCCACGGTTGTAGCGCCGGTCCCTGTCATCGACCACAGCCGCCTTCTACAGAAGGACGACAGCGCCGACGAAGCTGGGAAACTCCGGTCAGCGATCGAGTCCTGGGGCCTCTTCATG GTCAGTAACCACGGCGTAGACGCCGCCGTGATAGAGAGCATGAGAGCTGCGTCGAGGGAGTTTTTCCGGCAGCCGCTCGAAGAGAAGCAAAGATACAGTAACCTGGACTGCTGTGACGAGCAGTTCCAGTCCGAGGGGTACGGGAACGACCGGGTGAGCTCGCCAGACCAGACCCGGGACTGGACCGACCGCCTCTACCTCAAGGTGGAGCCCGAGGACGAGAGGCGCATCGCCCTCTGGCCAGCGCATCCCGAAAACTTGAG GGATGCTCTGGACGAGTTCACCAAGAAATGTGGGAAATTGAAGGACGAACTGCTCCGGGCAATGGCGAAGTTATTGGAGCTTGACGATGAGGACTACTTCCTGGACCAGCTTGGGGAGAAGGCTCTTTCTAACGTTCGATGCAGCTACTACCCAGAGTGTCCAAGGCCAGAGCTCGTGTTCGGCCTCAAGCCCCACTCCGATGGAACCGTTGTTACTGTCCTTATGGTCGACGACAGCGTCGGTGGCCTGCAAGTTCTGAAAGATGGAGTTTGGTGGGACGTACCAATCATACCTCAGACACTGCTGATCCTTATAGGAGATCAAATAGAG ATAATGAGCAATGGGATATTTAAGAGCCCTGTGCATAGGGTCATCACAAATGCAAAGAAAGAGAGGCTATCAGTGGCTCTAGACTACTCTGTTGATCCCGAGAGAGAAATCGAGCCATCACCTCAATTGGTCAATGAGAAGAGACCAGCGTTGTACAGAAAAGTGAGGGTCAAGGACTACATTGCCACTTATTACAATCATTTTTTTCAAGGGGAAATGGTGATTGATACGATTAAGATATAA